In a single window of the Candidatus Deferrimicrobiaceae bacterium genome:
- the secD gene encoding protein translocase subunit SecD, with protein MWKSITWRATLIAVLTAVSIVLILPSLTDPKPGSLLDKMPRIHLGLDLQGGVYLRLAVEIDKAIENTASRYADDSRALLRDKGIPVLGWQKAGIDGFALKLPPGDFADKALGTLKEEMPSLDLTLGTATAEGATITGRMKKAEVDNIRGNAVSQSVETIRNRIDQFGVREPQIVAEGENHIVVQLPGVKDQQRAIELVGKTALLEFKIVDEGASVEEAMKGNIPEDSQLLYEKSTDPSTGRVTKTPLVVKKRALLTGDTIKSAKVNFGSKQGAGTYVSLSFNPQGTKVFDRITAENVKKRLAIVLDDTIYSAPVINERISGGDAQITGSFSAEQASDLAIVLRAGSLPAPVKVIQNISVGPSLGQDSIHKGVRAALIGAILVVLFMGFYYKFAGLIADFALVFNIMFLLAGMSLLEATMTLPGIAGVILAIGMAVDSNVLIFERIREEIRGGKAVRAAIDAGYDKAFWTVVDSHVTTLITAMILFQFGTGPIKGFAVTLSMGVAINLFTALVCTKVVFDYINAKRPMQALSI; from the coding sequence ATGTGGAAAAGCATCACGTGGCGAGCCACGCTGATCGCCGTATTGACGGCGGTCTCCATCGTGCTGATTCTGCCCAGCCTGACCGATCCGAAGCCAGGCTCCCTGCTGGACAAGATGCCCCGGATCCACTTGGGACTCGACCTTCAGGGCGGCGTATACCTGCGCCTGGCCGTCGAGATCGACAAGGCCATCGAGAACACCGCCTCGCGCTACGCCGACGACTCGCGGGCCCTGTTGCGCGACAAGGGCATCCCCGTCCTCGGCTGGCAGAAGGCCGGCATCGACGGCTTCGCGCTCAAGCTTCCCCCCGGTGATTTCGCCGACAAGGCGCTCGGCACGCTCAAGGAAGAGATGCCGTCGCTCGACCTGACGCTCGGAACGGCGACTGCCGAAGGCGCGACCATCACTGGCCGGATGAAGAAGGCCGAGGTCGACAACATCCGGGGCAACGCCGTCAGCCAGAGCGTCGAGACGATCCGCAACCGCATCGACCAGTTCGGGGTGCGCGAGCCGCAGATCGTCGCCGAGGGCGAGAACCACATCGTCGTCCAGTTGCCCGGCGTCAAGGACCAGCAGCGCGCCATCGAGCTGGTGGGCAAGACCGCGCTGCTCGAGTTCAAGATCGTCGACGAAGGCGCCAGCGTCGAAGAAGCGATGAAGGGCAACATCCCCGAAGACAGCCAGCTGCTTTATGAAAAGTCCACCGACCCGTCCACCGGGCGCGTCACCAAGACCCCCCTGGTCGTCAAGAAGCGGGCGCTGCTTACAGGCGACACGATCAAGAGCGCCAAGGTCAACTTCGGCTCCAAGCAGGGGGCCGGCACCTACGTCTCGCTGTCCTTCAACCCCCAGGGCACCAAGGTGTTCGACCGCATCACGGCCGAGAACGTCAAGAAGCGGTTGGCGATCGTTCTCGACGACACCATCTACAGCGCGCCGGTCATCAACGAACGCATCTCGGGCGGCGACGCCCAGATCACCGGCAGTTTCAGCGCCGAGCAGGCCTCCGATCTGGCCATCGTCCTACGGGCTGGCTCGCTCCCCGCGCCGGTCAAGGTCATCCAGAACATCTCCGTCGGGCCGTCGCTCGGGCAGGACTCGATTCACAAGGGCGTGCGCGCGGCGCTTATCGGCGCCATCCTGGTCGTCCTGTTCATGGGCTTTTACTACAAGTTCGCGGGGCTGATCGCCGACTTCGCCCTCGTGTTCAACATCATGTTCCTGCTCGCGGGCATGTCGCTGCTCGAGGCGACGATGACGCTCCCCGGCATCGCGGGCGTCATCCTCGCCATCGGCATGGCGGTCGATTCCAACGTCCTCATTTTCGAGCGCATCCGCGAAGAGATCCGCGGCGGAAAGGCGGTCCGGGCGGCCATCGACGCAGGCTATGACAAGGCGTTCTGGACCGTCGTCGACTCGCACGTCACCACGCTGATCACGGCGATGATCCTGTTCCAGTTCGGCACGGGTCCGATCAAGGGGTTTGCCGTGACGCTTTCCATGGGCGTCGCCATCAACCTCTTCACGGCGCTCGTCTGCACCAAGGTCGTATTCGACTACATCAACGCCAAGCGGCCGATGCAGGCCCTCAGCATCTAA
- the secF gene encoding protein translocase subunit SecF: protein MIELIKGTNIDFMGLRKFAFVFSGALILLCVFALVQIYRGNGNLGIDLAGGTSLQLKFKAPVDLDKARGLLGAAGLGHAGLQWVEGENILLVKVGAKGKEEKMVADAVVNSLRTGMPDNPPAVESVSEIGPAVGQKLRGDAALAMLVSAIAIIGYLAYRFEFKFGVGAAIATFHDIAAMIGIFFLLGREMDLLFITALLTIGGYSLTDTVVVFDRIRENLHLRKKGNFYDTVNHSVNEVLSRTIVTSLTVFLCCLSLLMFGGVVLKDFALALTIGVVIGTYSSVFVASPVVAYLKGERKVEAKG, encoded by the coding sequence ATGATCGAACTTATCAAGGGAACCAATATCGACTTCATGGGGCTGCGCAAGTTCGCCTTCGTCTTTTCAGGGGCACTGATCCTCCTTTGCGTGTTTGCGCTCGTCCAGATCTACCGGGGGAACGGCAACCTTGGCATCGATTTGGCCGGCGGCACCTCGCTCCAGCTCAAGTTCAAGGCGCCGGTCGATCTCGACAAGGCGCGCGGCCTTCTCGGCGCCGCCGGGCTCGGGCACGCGGGGTTGCAGTGGGTCGAGGGCGAGAACATTCTCCTCGTCAAGGTGGGCGCCAAGGGGAAGGAAGAGAAGATGGTCGCCGACGCGGTGGTCAATTCGCTCCGGACGGGGATGCCCGACAATCCCCCGGCGGTCGAAAGCGTCTCCGAGATCGGGCCGGCCGTCGGCCAGAAGCTTCGGGGAGACGCCGCCCTGGCGATGCTTGTCTCCGCGATCGCGATCATCGGCTACCTGGCCTACCGCTTCGAGTTCAAGTTCGGGGTCGGCGCCGCGATCGCGACCTTCCACGACATCGCGGCCATGATCGGCATCTTCTTCCTCCTGGGCCGCGAGATGGATCTGCTCTTCATCACGGCGCTTCTCACCATCGGCGGCTACTCGCTGACCGACACGGTCGTCGTCTTCGACCGGATCCGCGAGAACCTTCACCTCCGGAAGAAGGGCAATTTCTACGATACCGTCAACCACAGCGTCAACGAGGTGCTCAGCCGCACCATCGTCACCTCGCTCACGGTTTTCCTCTGCTGCCTCTCGCTGCTCATGTTCGGGGGCGTCGTCCTCAAGGACTTCGCGCTGGCGTTGACCATCGGCGTGGTGATCGGCACCTATTCGTCCGTCTTCGTCGCGAGCCCCGTCGTGGCATATCTCAAGGGCGAACGCAAGGTCGAGGCCAAGGGATAG
- the recJ gene encoding single-stranded-DNA-specific exonuclease RecJ, which translates to MNGRLQRQWLLRSPDEGIVREIARRTGLSPTSSRVLANRGLTDPEEAVRFLSGGLPELASPFPMRGLDKAASRLAEAVVSREPLLIYADYDVDGATGAAILYLFLKDLVEGYPVRIHQNHRIIDGYGLKPEHLLGASNEGRRLVVTVDCGISDVDTIRAASESGIDVIVTDHHLPGSVLPPAYAIVNPKQDGCDYPVKELAGVGVVFMLLCGLRRTLREKGFFAAAPEPDLVRYLDLVALGTVADMVPLRGDNRILVRAGLEQIRRRPRAGIAALMQLSGISPPTANETDLGFRVAPRLNAAGRLGDSNRSAALLVTSDPVEAARLAQELHTENARRQREEELILKSVEARLADLSDDAADPGAIVLADAGWHLGILGIVASKIVERCHCPVVLMSIDGDEATGSCRSVEGFPIVTALDGLASLLTRYGGHSQAAGISLPVRNIPALRDGLSALALAAAKGAGGTLPKIEVDAEVRLSDVTPALLEEWDRVRPFGMGNREPILRADRLQVTRTRTFGPDGRHLSFDVEGNGGHFEVSAFNRADGGVRPGALIDLLFTPQLSFFRGNRTVRLLLRDLRLHT; encoded by the coding sequence GTGAATGGCCGGCTCCAGCGGCAGTGGCTTCTGCGATCCCCGGATGAAGGCATTGTCCGGGAAATCGCCCGCAGGACCGGCCTTTCCCCAACTTCTTCCCGGGTCCTGGCCAACCGGGGGCTGACCGACCCCGAAGAGGCCGTCCGCTTCCTGTCCGGCGGCCTTCCCGAGCTTGCCTCCCCGTTCCCGATGCGCGGTCTCGACAAGGCGGCCTCCCGCCTGGCCGAGGCCGTGGTTTCTCGCGAGCCTCTCCTCATCTATGCCGATTACGACGTCGACGGCGCCACCGGGGCGGCGATCCTCTACCTCTTCCTCAAAGACCTGGTCGAAGGCTATCCGGTTCGAATCCACCAGAATCACAGGATCATCGACGGGTATGGGCTAAAGCCCGAGCATCTTCTCGGCGCCTCGAACGAGGGCCGTCGCCTCGTCGTCACGGTCGACTGCGGCATCTCCGACGTCGACACGATCCGGGCCGCCTCCGAGTCGGGGATCGACGTAATCGTGACCGACCACCACCTTCCCGGCAGTGTGCTTCCGCCCGCCTACGCGATCGTCAATCCGAAGCAGGACGGCTGCGACTATCCCGTCAAGGAACTCGCCGGCGTCGGCGTCGTGTTCATGCTGCTGTGCGGTCTCCGACGTACGCTACGCGAAAAGGGGTTCTTCGCGGCGGCGCCCGAGCCCGATCTCGTGCGCTACCTCGACCTCGTTGCGCTGGGCACCGTGGCCGACATGGTGCCGCTGCGCGGCGACAACAGGATCCTGGTCCGCGCCGGGCTCGAACAGATCCGGAGACGGCCGCGCGCGGGCATCGCGGCGCTGATGCAGCTTTCGGGGATCTCTCCTCCCACGGCCAACGAGACCGACCTCGGCTTTCGCGTGGCGCCCCGTCTCAATGCGGCGGGGAGGCTGGGCGATTCCAACCGCAGCGCTGCCCTCCTGGTGACGTCCGACCCGGTCGAGGCCGCCCGGCTCGCGCAGGAGCTTCACACCGAGAACGCTCGCCGGCAGCGCGAGGAAGAGCTGATCCTCAAAAGCGTCGAGGCCCGGCTGGCCGACCTTTCGGACGACGCGGCGGACCCCGGCGCCATCGTGCTGGCGGACGCAGGCTGGCACCTGGGCATCCTGGGGATCGTCGCCTCCAAGATCGTCGAGCGGTGCCATTGCCCCGTGGTCCTGATGAGCATCGACGGCGACGAAGCGACCGGTTCGTGCCGCAGCGTCGAGGGATTCCCGATCGTGACGGCGCTCGACGGGCTCGCTTCGCTGCTGACCCGTTATGGGGGGCACAGCCAGGCCGCCGGCATCTCGCTTCCCGTCCGGAACATTCCCGCCCTCCGGGACGGGCTTTCCGCCTTGGCCCTTGCGGCCGCGAAGGGAGCAGGGGGAACGCTGCCCAAGATCGAGGTCGATGCCGAGGTGCGGCTGTCCGACGTGACTCCGGCGCTGCTCGAGGAATGGGACCGGGTCCGCCCCTTCGGAATGGGAAATCGCGAGCCGATATTGCGCGCCGACCGGCTCCAGGTCACCCGTACCCGGACGTTCGGACCCGACGGACGTCACCTGAGCTTCGATGTCGAGGGGAATGGGGGGCACTTCGAGGTCTCCGCCTTCAACCGGGCCGACGGCGGGGTTCGGCCGGGCGCCCTGATCGACCTGCTTTTTACTCCGCAGCTCTCGTTCTTCCGGGGAAACCGCACGGTCCGCCTTTTGTTGCGTGACCTGCGCCTGCACACATGA
- a CDS encoding DUF2062 domain-containing protein — MIPIARIKAKLLAEIHAEAEEHAIAAGFAAGVFMSFTPFLFLHTAGAVLLALVFRWSKVAAIAGAWVNNPYTMPFVFYGCTWIGGRLLGVRIRGIRFESWDIKSIYFTAKPIVAPLLLGTTLLGLIAAGVAYFIVYRVAVRIKSAHRKAQSEPGGHP; from the coding sequence ATGATCCCGATCGCCCGCATCAAGGCCAAGCTGCTCGCCGAGATCCATGCCGAGGCCGAGGAACACGCGATCGCCGCCGGCTTCGCCGCGGGGGTCTTCATGAGCTTTACGCCGTTCCTGTTCCTGCATACCGCGGGAGCGGTCCTGCTGGCGCTGGTTTTCCGCTGGAGCAAGGTCGCCGCGATCGCGGGCGCCTGGGTCAACAATCCCTACACGATGCCGTTCGTGTTCTACGGATGCACCTGGATCGGGGGCCGGCTGCTCGGGGTCCGGATCAGGGGGATCCGGTTCGAATCGTGGGATATCAAGTCCATCTACTTCACTGCGAAGCCGATCGTGGCGCCGCTGCTCCTGGGAACCACGCTTTTGGGCCTGATCGCGGCCGGTGTGGCCTATTTTATTGTCTATCGAGTCGCCGTCAGGATAAAATCAGCCCACCGGAAAGCGCAATCCGAACCAGGAGGACACCCTTGA
- the speB gene encoding agmatinase: MKPYAVTFGGIPDKYSTWEDASFAIIPFPVDLTASYVSGSRNGPRAILDASQHMELFDEETKLAPYREGIFTAADVARDAEGAEATLGEVEKRVSATVKAGKFPILLGGEHTGTIGAVNALRKRHEDLTVIYFDAHADLRDEYLGSKLNHACVARRIVEAGVNLIQVGIRSMSEEEDRFLRKTEEVKIFYAGEVRDNLAEVTKGIVGNLKGNVYISIDLDVFDPGIMPAVGTPEPGGLTWYDAIDILRDVMQSGCTVVGCDIMELAPIAGIVAPEYMAARLAYRLMGWILAEREEK, from the coding sequence TTGAAACCCTATGCCGTCACCTTCGGCGGAATACCCGACAAGTACTCGACGTGGGAAGATGCGTCGTTCGCGATCATTCCATTTCCCGTCGACCTGACCGCGAGCTACGTTTCGGGCTCCCGCAACGGCCCCCGGGCCATCCTCGACGCCTCCCAGCACATGGAACTGTTCGATGAGGAAACAAAGCTCGCTCCCTACCGCGAAGGCATCTTCACCGCGGCCGACGTCGCCCGTGACGCCGAAGGGGCCGAGGCGACGCTGGGCGAAGTCGAGAAGCGGGTTTCCGCCACGGTCAAGGCGGGGAAGTTTCCGATCCTGCTCGGCGGGGAACACACCGGCACCATCGGGGCGGTCAACGCGCTCCGCAAGCGGCACGAAGACCTGACGGTGATCTATTTCGATGCCCACGCCGACCTGCGCGACGAATATCTCGGCAGCAAGCTCAACCACGCCTGCGTCGCCCGCCGAATCGTCGAAGCCGGCGTCAACCTGATCCAGGTGGGCATCCGGAGCATGTCCGAGGAGGAAGACCGGTTCCTCCGCAAGACCGAAGAGGTCAAGATCTTCTACGCAGGCGAGGTGCGCGACAACCTGGCCGAGGTCACCAAGGGAATCGTCGGGAACCTCAAGGGCAACGTCTACATCTCGATCGACCTCGACGTCTTCGACCCGGGCATCATGCCGGCGGTGGGCACCCCGGAACCCGGAGGCCTCACCTGGTACGACGCGATCGACATCCTGCGCGACGTCATGCAGAGCGGCTGCACCGTCGTCGGCTGCGACATCATGGAGCTCGCCCCCATCGCCGGGATCGTCGCGCCCGAATACATGGCTGCCCGGCTGGCTTACCGGCTCATGGGCTGGATCCTCGCCGAACGCGAGGAAAAATAG
- a CDS encoding arginine decarboxylase, pyruvoyl-dependent — MFVPTRVFFTKGVGRHRESLTSFELALRDAGIEKYNLVQVSSIFPPKAKIIKREEGLKILSPGEVVFVVMSRCSSDEPRRMVASSVGCALPSDKATYGYLSEHHAFGQTEKLAGDYAEDLAAAMLASTLGIDFDEDKSWDEKKEVWKISDKIYKTFNITQSAIVKDEYTTVVACAVLVA, encoded by the coding sequence ATGTTCGTTCCCACTCGTGTGTTCTTCACCAAGGGCGTTGGCCGGCACCGCGAATCGCTGACGTCGTTCGAGCTCGCGCTCCGGGATGCCGGAATCGAAAAATACAACCTGGTCCAGGTCTCGAGCATCTTTCCGCCCAAGGCCAAGATCATCAAGCGGGAAGAGGGGCTCAAGATCCTCTCCCCCGGCGAAGTCGTCTTCGTCGTCATGAGCCGCTGCAGCAGCGACGAGCCGCGCCGCATGGTCGCCTCCTCGGTCGGTTGCGCGCTGCCTTCCGACAAGGCCACCTACGGCTACCTGAGCGAGCACCATGCGTTCGGCCAGACCGAAAAACTGGCGGGCGACTATGCCGAAGACCTGGCGGCCGCGATGCTCGCCTCCACGCTCGGCATCGACTTCGACGAAGACAAGAGCTGGGACGAAAAGAAAGAGGTCTGGAAGATCAGCGACAAGATCTACAAGACCTTCAACATCACCCAGTCGGCGATCGTCAAGGACGAGTACACCACGGTGGTCGCCTGCGCCGTGCTCGTCGCCTGA
- a CDS encoding beta-ketoacyl-ACP synthase III translates to MRGARILSTGRALPPRVVPNDELTTLMDTTDAWIVQRTGIRERRYVATGVGSAELGTQAAAAAIEKAGLTPADIDFIVFATLSPDHVCPGNGVIVQEKLGMRNVGALDVRNQCSGFLYGLSVAEAYVKAGMHERVLVVGAEVQSTGLDMTTRGRDVSVIFADGAGAVVVGPCDTGRGILSCHLHSEGKYKKELMVDAPSSLDSPRVSHDMVDSGRHYPYMNGRYVFAHAVRRFPEVIREALEANGLTLDDLSLLVPHQANLRITQAVGDALKLPPEKVFSNVERYGNTTAASIPIALDECVEQGRLREGDLVCLAAFGSGFTWASTLLRW, encoded by the coding sequence ATGCGAGGCGCCCGGATCCTCTCGACCGGACGCGCGTTGCCGCCGCGCGTCGTGCCCAATGACGAATTGACGACGCTGATGGACACGACCGACGCCTGGATCGTCCAACGCACCGGCATCCGCGAGCGCCGCTACGTCGCGACGGGGGTCGGTTCCGCAGAGCTGGGCACACAGGCTGCGGCGGCGGCCATCGAAAAGGCGGGGCTTACCCCCGCCGACATCGATTTCATCGTTTTCGCGACCCTTTCCCCGGATCATGTCTGCCCGGGCAACGGCGTCATCGTCCAGGAGAAGCTGGGCATGCGCAACGTGGGGGCGCTCGACGTCCGCAACCAGTGCAGCGGCTTCCTTTACGGCTTGTCGGTCGCCGAGGCGTATGTCAAGGCCGGCATGCATGAACGGGTGCTGGTCGTCGGGGCCGAGGTGCAAAGCACCGGCCTCGACATGACCACGCGCGGGCGGGACGTTTCCGTCATCTTCGCCGACGGGGCGGGCGCCGTGGTCGTCGGTCCCTGCGACACCGGCCGGGGCATCCTGTCCTGCCATCTCCATTCCGAGGGCAAGTACAAGAAGGAGCTGATGGTCGACGCCCCCAGCTCGCTCGATTCCCCGCGCGTCTCCCACGATATGGTCGATTCCGGCCGCCACTATCCCTATATGAACGGCCGCTACGTGTTCGCGCACGCCGTAAGGCGCTTCCCCGAGGTGATCCGTGAGGCGCTCGAGGCCAACGGGCTGACGCTCGACGACCTGTCGCTGCTGGTGCCGCACCAGGCCAACCTGCGCATCACGCAGGCGGTCGGCGATGCGCTCAAGCTTCCGCCTGAAAAGGTCTTTTCCAACGTCGAGCGGTACGGGAACACGACGGCCGCTTCCATCCCCATCGCCCTCGACGAATGCGTCGAGCAGGGCCGGTTGCGCGAGGGAGATCTCGTCTGCCTCGCGGCGTTCGGCTCCGGCTTCACCTGGGCTTCGACGCTCCTCCGCTGGTAG
- the rimI gene encoding ribosomal protein S18-alanine N-acetyltransferase, producing the protein MRVKVRDMAEEDLDAVMAIERECFPTPWSRGMFSEELGREYSDAMVALPAEGGGVAGYAVCWTIAGESHLLNIAVAPAYRGRSVACRLLAECIRRGARGGADRIHLEVRAGNDDAIRLYRGHGFEFMGMRKGYYTDTGEDAILLSREIRESDAK; encoded by the coding sequence TTGCGCGTCAAGGTCCGCGACATGGCCGAGGAAGACCTCGACGCGGTGATGGCCATCGAGCGCGAATGCTTCCCGACGCCCTGGTCCCGCGGCATGTTCTCCGAGGAACTGGGGCGCGAATATTCCGACGCGATGGTCGCCTTGCCGGCCGAAGGGGGCGGGGTGGCCGGATACGCGGTCTGCTGGACCATCGCCGGCGAGTCGCACCTTCTCAACATCGCCGTCGCCCCCGCGTATCGGGGGCGGAGCGTCGCCTGCCGGCTGCTCGCCGAGTGCATCCGGCGCGGCGCGCGGGGCGGGGCCGACCGCATTCACCTCGAGGTCCGGGCGGGAAATGACGACGCCATACGGCTCTACCGGGGGCACGGCTTCGAATTCATGGGAATGCGCAAGGGGTACTATACTGACACCGGGGAGGATGCCATCCTCCTGTCGCGTGAGATTCGGGAGAGCGATGCCAAGTAG
- a CDS encoding dihydroorotate dehydrogenase electron transfer subunit, producing the protein MPSSQLGFRKGTIVRNEGHGSIFYRMEVDLPEPVRFVPGQFAMVSGWPGSDPLLPRPFAIFRSGSNAGRHSVEFVYKVVGRGTALLSGLHDGDPVSLTLPLGRGFDLSGEGRTYWLVGGGVGFSTLFPAVDALAHRKAAGFELFLGGRTRDQLPPREWTPGGQAPGRFHLCTDDGTAGFHGTLVDALRERMKGVPAADLARITILACGPHPMLKGLAGLAAGAGVAMQASLENHMACGFGVCWGCVTAIRDGEATAYRRVCKEGPVFDAKEVVW; encoded by the coding sequence ATGCCAAGTAGCCAACTGGGATTCAGGAAGGGGACGATCGTCCGGAACGAAGGGCACGGATCGATCTTCTACCGGATGGAAGTCGACCTGCCCGAGCCGGTCCGATTCGTGCCCGGTCAGTTCGCGATGGTCTCCGGATGGCCGGGCAGCGACCCGCTGCTTCCCCGGCCGTTTGCGATCTTCCGGTCCGGATCGAACGCCGGCCGGCACAGCGTCGAGTTCGTCTACAAGGTTGTCGGACGCGGCACCGCGCTCCTCTCCGGATTGCACGACGGCGATCCCGTCTCCCTCACGCTGCCGCTTGGGCGCGGCTTCGATCTGTCCGGGGAGGGGCGAACTTACTGGTTGGTCGGCGGCGGCGTCGGCTTTTCGACCCTGTTCCCGGCGGTCGATGCGCTCGCGCACCGAAAGGCGGCAGGGTTCGAGCTGTTCCTCGGAGGCCGTACGCGCGACCAGCTGCCGCCCAGGGAATGGACGCCCGGCGGCCAGGCGCCCGGCCGGTTCCACCTGTGCACAGACGACGGCACGGCGGGATTCCACGGCACCCTGGTAGACGCCCTTCGCGAACGAATGAAAGGGGTGCCGGCTGCCGACCTCGCGCGCATCACGATCCTCGCCTGCGGTCCCCACCCGATGCTCAAGGGGCTGGCCGGGCTGGCCGCGGGCGCGGGCGTCGCCATGCAGGCATCGCTCGAAAATCACATGGCCTGCGGGTTCGGCGTCTGCTGGGGCTGCGTGACGGCGATCCGCGACGGCGAAGCCACGGCCTACCGGCGCGTCTGCAAGGAAGGCCCGGTGTTCGACGCGAAGGAGGTGGTCTGGTGA